A genomic stretch from Ketobacter sp. MCCC 1A13808 includes:
- a CDS encoding alpha/beta hydrolase, which translates to MKLIPVELRQKLPDFSLQDERPFHPALQEYRRFYKIDFENQYTGVSAYMGKTHVAGFDIVLHTFIPMRAKATVFVVHGYYDHVGIYNHLIKALLKNQCAVVAFDLPGHGLSSGSRAAISSFRQYQPVFKKVLQLCGNQQLPSPWQVVAQSTGCAIVAEYLVQFEGQEERIPFEKAVFYAPLIRPVNWFWNSKLHTLVSPFSRFVKRKFGESSNDEAFLEFVRNQDPLQPRYLSAHWVGALKKWIPYLGRHAPVRFPLLIIQGKCDQTVDWEYNVPVLEKLFIGTQVQYMAKVRHHVVNELELYRRDVFARTISYFNRVPAAHQLAIR; encoded by the coding sequence TTGAAGTTAATACCCGTTGAATTACGCCAAAAGCTGCCGGACTTCTCTTTGCAAGACGAGCGGCCGTTTCATCCTGCATTACAGGAATATCGGCGTTTCTACAAAATAGATTTTGAAAATCAATATACCGGTGTGTCTGCTTACATGGGTAAAACTCATGTGGCGGGTTTCGATATTGTGTTGCACACCTTTATCCCGATGCGCGCCAAAGCGACGGTGTTCGTGGTGCATGGATATTATGATCACGTGGGAATATACAACCATCTGATCAAGGCATTGCTCAAGAACCAGTGCGCGGTGGTGGCATTTGATCTGCCCGGGCACGGTTTATCATCCGGCTCCCGTGCGGCAATATCCTCATTCCGGCAGTATCAACCGGTATTCAAAAAAGTATTACAGTTATGTGGTAATCAACAGCTACCGTCTCCCTGGCAAGTGGTGGCACAAAGCACTGGCTGCGCCATCGTAGCGGAATATTTGGTTCAGTTCGAAGGGCAGGAAGAACGCATCCCGTTCGAGAAAGCGGTTTTTTACGCTCCCCTGATAAGGCCGGTAAACTGGTTCTGGAACAGCAAACTGCATACCCTCGTTAGTCCGTTCAGCCGGTTTGTAAAACGTAAATTTGGTGAGAGTTCCAACGACGAGGCTTTTCTGGAATTCGTCCGCAATCAGGATCCGCTGCAGCCCCGTTACTTGTCTGCCCATTGGGTGGGGGCGTTAAAAAAATGGATTCCCTATCTGGGACGTCATGCTCCGGTTCGGTTTCCTCTGCTGATTATCCAGGGTAAATGCGATCAGACGGTGGATTGGGAATACAACGTGCCGGTGTTGGAAAAGCTGTTTATCGGAACTCAGGTGCAATACATGGCTAAGGTTCGCCACCACGTGGTGAATGAGCTGGAGTTGTATCGCCGTGATGTGTTTGCACGCACCATCAGCTATTTTAACCGCGTTCCTGCAGCGCATCAGCTGGCAATACGATAA